The sequence TGGCTGCTTAGGCGCCCCCACAAAAGGGCCAGTCAATGGAGTAGAACTGCAATGACAGCCAGGCCCTCTGGCCGGCAGGTACAATTCGACCCTCACAGCAGTGTTCGTCCGGATAGGCGAACCATATGCACTGAACGAGGTTGGCGTGAAGCTCAGCGAAAGGCTTGCGATTTGCTGTAGAGAAGTATCGTCGAAAGTGAACGAAGGTACCGATGCTTATTTCATGAGAATGTGTGActtgactcgcgagttccAAGAAACTAGAATGGAGCGCAAGAGAATGGAATAGAGGATCTGTGGTGGAAGTCGCGAGATAATTAACGAACGGGAACACAGATAGAGGCGCGATATTGACTACGAACAGAAAGCGGCGCAGGCACGCGGGCTATCGCAGAGACCCCGAACGAAACGCTAGACTTCTTTAGGTTATTCCGGGTTAGTTACTCCGAAATGGTTTTTCCGGGAAATTTGGCGCGCGCTTGGCGGTCAGCTAGCCGCGCGGATACACAGATTGAGAGGAAGCTATGGCCAGATGAAGGTCCAGTCTCAAGGAAATATGGTAATGTTCTGGCGAATTTGAATATCCGCTTGATGTAAGAAggtcgagatcctcgataATCTACTGAAATTTGGAGTCCAGCAGGTTTGAACAGGATACCAGTGAGCTGGGTTTATAATGCGACGTTGTTCAAAATAACTGGAAAATGTGGGGAATGATATCGCTTAGAGCAGAATCGAATTTCATTACTGGTCTAACAAGGAAGTGCACCACAGAATAGAATCCGTCAGAATGTGACGATAGATAGATAGAAACGCCATTTGCACCCATTTTCCAAAGCCCGGACACGGTTCTAGACAATCCAGCTAAGTGATCCACTCAGTGACGAGGATCCCTACAAGATGCGGGGCCATCGCGCAAaggggaaaatcaaagaaacCATGTAcacggatgaagaagatatcTGGAGTAGACGAGAGGAGAAAATCAAGCACagagagaaaataaaaggGCATCGGTTCGGCGATAGAGGCGAAAtttcaagagaagaaaaaagatttGTCGCAGCCCGTGTTCGCTATGTCATGGGAAGGTTTTGcaaaaagaataaaatcATATAAAGACACTTGTCCACGGGCAAAAATCCTATCGCTTTGCCGAGAGGTTATTTGGTTGAGTTGCTGCGATGCAAGATCTGTACATTGGTGGCACTGGTACCACTTCCGACTGAACGTCGTCTTGGGCGGATCTCGCTGCCGCTACCACTTCGTCGCCTCCGAGTACTGTTGGTACCACGAACGGAGCCACGGCGTCGTGTCTGAAGCAAAATGGACGTTCCAACATTAGAATCACGCTGGCTGTAAACGGGAGGAGATAGTCTCTTAGTAAAAGACAAGCACAAGGCTAAAATCACCGCGGGATGTGGACCGTTCCAATCCCAAGGGCGAGTAGCAAAGCAGAATAGGCAGCGCACGGGCTAGAGTTGCTGTGAACTCACCGACGTGGGGGTTCCTTCGCGAGCAGGTCGCTCCTTGGGTGCCTCGGACTCGTCTTGAATCTTCAGAGTGTTCAAGCGCTTTTGACTTTCGTTGGCCATTGCTTCAACTTCATCGATGGGCTCGGGCACACTCAGCGCGGGGGCCGGCGGTGGCGGAGCGCCATTTTTCCTCAGGGTCGCCTGTTGTTCGATCATCTCCCAGCGATCTTGGCGAGATTTTTCCCGCTGATCCGCACTGTTCTGATGCTCGGTGTATTCATGAGAACACTCATCGAAAAGTTGGGGGTTGATCTCCATGAACATCTTCATGGCATTATACACCATGCTGTGAATAGTTCTGCAGTTCGAAGACTTGATGAGAAAAGATACGAGAAGACTGCAGCGATACTCTTGGCGCACTCACCGATTCCAGTGTCCCTTGGAGTTTTCGTAAAGGGGCGCAAACATGATGGGAAGAATGGTCTCCACATTATCACTGACGAGATTGCAGAAGTACTCATTGTTCCAAAAGTAGAGGGCTCGCTCAGCCACCTGTATTACAGAAGTATTTAGCACAGTAGACATGACACGCCGATCGAAATAGCAGGTGAGGTCTGTACCTGGAAGTGTGGGCTGGCAACCGACTTGGCCAGTTGGTGGAAAAGGGGTTCCTGAACCTTGGCGAACTCTCCGGGGTCCATAACCTCGAAGATATCCTCGACTTCGTTGAGGTACATTACCTCTTTGGTGCTGTTCGTCTTCGGCCAATAACGAAGCAGCCCCAAAACGACCTGTGAGTGTGTCAGTTCAGCATCTTCGGGACCTTACTGTCAACCAGGCCAAACTCAGCGGGGAGGTACTTACGTCTTCTGTCAGACTTGAGTCCTTTTCCAGGAACTGAACAATGCAGTAAGCCAGTTGTGGATGGTACATGCTGAGACTCTTGACCTTGTGCATGGGCAGCAAAACTCGAGTCAAGAATAGTTTGTGCTCCTCCTTGAGCGGCAGCGCAAATCCGTTGATAATGGAGCCAAGAATTTCCAGCAGTTCGGCAATCCCATTGTGTCTCTCCGTTTCGTACATGAATTGGAAGAAGACATTGTTGATCGATCGTCGAATGTATGATCGCAAATTCAAGAACTTCCCGTAGATTCTATGCAAGGTGGTTTTCAGGAAGTCGCGTTCACGGGGATCTTCCGAATCAAACAAATCCAATAACTAGGGACGTGTGAGCAGCCGAAACATATCAAAGGCAAAATATCAGGTCCATTACGCCATACCTGAAGCACGAACTGGTGGTCAATGTATGCCTTGGCAATGTTTGTGTTGAAGTCTTGACTCTCAATGAAACGGAGGAAGAACTCGTATACGACCTGGATATGCGGCCAGGCCACTTCAAGGACAggctcatcctcctctggaTCGAACGCCTCTCCCTGGGGTGTCATAGGAGGAGGAATAGGCCGGAAGAGGTTCTTGGCAAACATCTCCACGACACGAGGGTACATTGGCTCGGTAATGACAGACCGATTATTCGCGACGTAGTCTAAGAGCTCATGGAGAGCCAGTCTTTTGATCTCTTTAGACTTCATGTCGGCAGTGGGATCATTGAAatcgaagatgatgttgCACTGGTCAATCTTCTGCATGAAGAGGTCTTGGCGCCGGTTGGGAGCGACTTCATGGAAACCAGGTAGCTTCTCAAGCTCCCGCTGACGTTGATCAGATATGTCGAACCGCGAAGAATGTTGGCGCTTGGGGGTTCGGATTCCCTCTGACATATCTTTGGGCGTTGTCTGCAGGCGATCGAAAACGTGTGACTTTCGAGGGGGCGCCAAATCACCTGGCATGGTCTCTGCGGCGCCAGGGGGGGCCTGCGTGAGAATAAAGTAGATCAGCATCAATATCGGGACTGACACACCTAGTCGAGGCGAGCAGTACTTACCGGTCCGCTGGGGCTGATGATCACACTTGGCGCTACGGGCTGGCCCTGCCTCGTGGGAGTGCCTGGTCCATTGCTCAGATTGTGACCAGCGACATTGGCCCCTTGAGGTATATAATGCTGAGCCGTCGAAGGGCCGGCGGAGGGGGTAGTTGCAGGCGATCCACTGTCTGGTGATTTACCTCGCCCATCGTGCAGGGAGGTCTGGGATGATGCAGGTGTACCTTGACCAGGAGATGCCGCTTGCGGTGTTTGTGGGACGCCGAGGGAAGCCGTGCTTGTAGACGAGGAGTTGGCggcatctttcttcttcgaggatTTATTGGCGTCCTTCGCCCGGGACAACTGCTCATGCTGTAGACATCGAAACCAGGTCAGACTGTGTACTCTGGGATCTTGGGCCAGGCTGCTGCGTCGTTCCCATAGCGGGGAAGCAGTGTATCCGGTGGGACTGACGACGCCATGCAGTACGTATCCCAAGGAGTCAGGTGATAACTTACAACTCTCTGTCTGAAACCCTTCATTTTCACTCTGGTATGAGTTGCCTCATGTACTTCAGTTGAAGTTCTGGTGCTAGTACAGGTGGACGCTGCACTCGAGCCAGGAATGTTCAGGCAAGTCGGTTACTGGGCGCGACAGATTGTTTAGATCGATCTctgcaaaaagaaacaaaaattTAGCAAGAAGAATTCACACCACTTGAAAGCTGCCAGTTCCGGCCAAAATCTCTGGTTGAGGAGGTAGAGGTAGAGGTTTGCGAGCTTAGATGGACGTCGCTTCATCGCGGGCGAGGGACAACCATGCGCACGGGGCAAGTTGCTCTCATGCTGCATAGACCGAGCAAGAGGATTAAGAGGATGCTTTCGAGCGGGAATCACGTACCTGGGTCACCTTATTCGAACGCAATTGACAGTCAAGCTGCAAGTGCGATTGAGCGAGGTGGACGAGGTGGGTGGTATAGGCTGTTGATCCGCTGTGGAGGATCTCCGTGTCGCTTGGTGACAGGTTGGGGCGGGGGGATCGAACGCGCCGAAACCACCGGTGGCACTCCACAACAAGGTCTGTGTCGACGAAATGAAGGGGAGCTGTCACAGTTCAAGTAATGCAGAGAGTAAGTCTTAGAGACGCTGGCGCGCAAGCGAAAAAGGGAGTGgtaaggaggaggagtaTGGTTGAAGTTTAGGGAAAGGCGGGTTCTCCTGGCCgtgatggtgatgggggggaggggccTTCAATTCCCGACTATAAAATTCGCCCAACAACAATTAATGCCCTAGTAATATTACTACCATACACTGATCTTGATTTTGTAAAAGGAATAACATTTGCTGCTATATTTATCTGCAGAGCTACCTCGTGCTATTATGGTAGCGAAATGAACAGTTTGTATGCGTTTTCCCGCTTCCACCGTCACTTTCATGGCTTACGTGATTTT comes from Penicillium oxalicum strain HP7-1 chromosome I, whole genome shotgun sequence and encodes:
- a CDS encoding Serine/threonine-protein phosphatase 2A 56 kDa regulatory subunit delta isoform — protein: MKRRPSKLANLYLYLLNQRFWPELAAFKCPTGYTASPLWERRSSLAQDPRVHSLTWFRCLQHEQLSRAKDANKSSKKKDAANSSSTSTASLGVPQTPQAASPGQGTPASSQTSLHDGRGKSPDSGSPATTPSAGPSTAQHYIPQGANVAGHNLSNGPGTPTRQGQPVAPSVIISPSGPAPPGAAETMPGDLAPPRKSHVFDRLQTTPKDMSEGIRTPKRQHSSRFDISDQRQRELEKLPGFHEVAPNRRQDLFMQKIDQCNIIFDFNDPTADMKSKEIKRLALHELLDYVANNRSVITEPMYPRVVEMFAKNLFRPIPPPMTPQGEAFDPEEDEPVLEVAWPHIQVVYEFFLRFIESQDFNTNIAKAYIDHQFVLQLLDLFDSEDPRERDFLKTTLHRIYGKFLNLRSYIRRSINNVFFQFMYETERHNGIAELLEILGSIINGFALPLKEEHKLFLTRVLLPMHKVKSLSMYHPQLAYCIVQFLEKDSSLTEDVVLGLLRYWPKTNSTKEVMYLNEVEDIFEVMDPGEFAKVQEPLFHQLAKSVASPHFQVAERALYFWNNEYFCNLVSDNVETILPIMFAPLYENSKGHWNRTIHSMVYNAMKMFMEINPQLFDECSHEYTEHQNSADQREKSRQDRWEMIEQQATLRKNGAPPPPAPALSVPEPIDEVEAMANESQKRLNTLKIQDESEAPKERPAREGTPTSVSSQQL